A window of Sedimentibacter sp. MB31-C6 genomic DNA:
TAAAAATAGAATTGATTTTTACTATAGAGGCGTTTCTAAGCTTATTGAAGGTTTAGAAAAAAAAGAATTCTCAAAAATCTATTATGTATTGGGTAACCATGATGATTATGAAACGGTTAGTCAATTGACTAAAAGAGGCATAATTCTTGAGGAGGGCCCATTGATAATAGATGACTGTAAGTTTGCAGTTGGTCATTATTACAAGGAATTTTCATATAAAGTAGATTTTAATCTTTATGGTCATAGTTTTGAACCTGAACACTATAATAAAAATGGAACGATTGGTCTAAATGGATTATTAAATATCAATATAATTGATTTGTCGAACAAAAGTGTATTTTATTTAGATTACCCTATAGGTACAAATCGTTTAAGATTAATGGAGTTAAGAGGTATTGGGTTATAATTGAAAGGAGGATATGTTATGTTATTTTTTAGGATGGGACCACGTTGTTTGTTTATTAGAAGTGAAAAAATTGATGAAATTACAAGCTTTTTAGAAACAAAGCTTAATGGCGAAATAACAGACTACCAGCAGGGAATTAAAAGGGCATCAGAGTATAGTACTCTTTGTTTTATAACAGGTATTAATCATGAAAAGACATATGTACAGGATGCAAAAAAAATTGTGCTTGTTAATAATGTTGCTTCAGGGATTCTCTCATCAATTATCAATAGTCATGCATGTGCTCTTATACATAAGATTGACATGGGACCAACTTCGATAGTTATGCGTATACCTGGTAATGAACAAAAATTAATAGGTAAACTCAAGGTATTATTTGATGGCAAAGAAGTTGATTTAGTCGATGGAATTGGATTGGGAGAAAAGGATGATACTATTCTTATATTTACTAATAAGGTACTTAGCGGACCGATTACTGATGTATTGGCTACTAAGTTGTTAATTCCACAGTCAGCTATTGTAGTTCAAGAAAGACTACGATTAGAGGGATTGAGGTTAATTACTCAAAGTTTAGATGATAGTCAGTGGTATGAGCTTAGAATTAATATATATGATTCTTATGGAAAATATGAAGAAAATTATGATAGGTTAATGTTTATATTATCAAAGTTAGAAATAGGTATGGTTTTAGGGGAAAGCTGGA
This region includes:
- a CDS encoding metallophosphoesterase; the encoded protein is MKIVKDVYKGLLSLFNYPYISEDLLKNIKGPILLHISDTPVDIYRYIFRIIDILKPQYIIHTGDMADNIKLEIYKNRIDFYYRGVSKLIEGLEKKEFSKIYYVLGNHDDYETVSQLTKRGIILEEGPLIIDDCKFAVGHYYKEFSYKVDFNLYGHSFEPEHYNKNGTIGLNGLLNINIIDLSNKSVFYLDYPIGTNRLRLMELRGIGL